Proteins co-encoded in one Christiangramia fulva genomic window:
- a CDS encoding tetratricopeptide repeat protein, producing the protein MNLNNKYFIVIFCLFTVNIFAQSQIVEAEKLLNNGEIEEAKQIFLQNDQDEKAREYLGDIASFQKNWDQAKEYYRDLVKQEPENAVYNFKLAGALGMKAYNTSKFQAVFIIGDVKKYFRKAADLDKSFVLPRRALVELYMELPEIIGGSRTMAESYAHELENINPLEALLAQAYIYRKSDFKELAKLKYEEAIKTALKRPNLITRNYLNYELGEASAWYKIYPEAGIDFLHKYLKEYGYKDLNSPAWAYLRLAQIQKSQNNSAEALNMINKSLEVDPGFEKAIQEKQKIQQM; encoded by the coding sequence ATGAACCTGAATAATAAGTACTTCATCGTCATTTTCTGTCTTTTTACGGTGAATATTTTTGCGCAATCTCAGATTGTAGAAGCGGAAAAATTGTTGAATAATGGAGAAATAGAGGAAGCAAAACAGATTTTTCTCCAAAATGACCAGGATGAAAAGGCCAGGGAATACCTTGGAGACATCGCATCTTTTCAGAAAAACTGGGATCAGGCTAAAGAATATTATAGGGACCTGGTTAAGCAAGAACCTGAAAACGCAGTCTATAATTTCAAACTTGCAGGTGCTTTGGGTATGAAGGCCTATAATACCTCAAAGTTTCAGGCAGTTTTCATCATCGGCGATGTAAAGAAATATTTTCGCAAGGCCGCTGACCTGGATAAATCGTTTGTTCTGCCCCGAAGGGCACTGGTTGAATTGTATATGGAGCTTCCCGAAATAATTGGGGGAAGCCGTACCATGGCTGAAAGTTATGCGCATGAACTTGAAAATATCAATCCTTTAGAAGCTTTGCTGGCTCAGGCATATATCTATAGAAAATCTGATTTTAAAGAACTGGCGAAATTGAAATATGAAGAAGCTATAAAAACCGCCCTTAAAAGACCAAATCTTATCACGCGAAATTATTTAAATTATGAACTTGGCGAAGCTTCTGCCTGGTACAAAATCTATCCTGAAGCGGGAATTGATTTTCTGCATAAATATTTGAAAGAATATGGATATAAAGATTTGAATTCTCCTGCCTGGGCATATCTTCGGCTGGCTCAGATCCAAAAATCTCAAAATAACAGCGCAGAAGCCTTGAATATGATTAACAAATCACTGGAAGTAGATCCCGGATTTGAAAAAGCCATTCAGGAAAAACAGAAAATACAACAGATGTGA
- the radC gene encoding RadC family protein, with protein MSKDKENLSIKKWAEDDRPREKLLQKGKLSLSDSELIAILLGSGSKNESAVELSKKILSSVQNNLNQLGKLSVQQLCKFKGIGPAKAVSIVAAMELGRRRRLEEALEQKKISSSNSVFEIMQPLIGELPHEEFWILYLNNSNKVIEQFQISKGGITGTLVDVRITLRKALELGAVSIILVHNHPSGNLKASEADKQLTKKLKTASESLDIKVLDHIIVTEKSYLSFADEGLL; from the coding sequence ATGAGCAAGGACAAAGAAAATCTTAGTATCAAAAAGTGGGCTGAAGACGACCGGCCTCGTGAAAAACTGCTTCAAAAAGGGAAGTTAAGCCTCAGCGACTCTGAGTTGATCGCCATTCTTTTAGGTTCAGGGAGTAAAAATGAATCGGCAGTAGAGCTGAGTAAAAAGATTCTTTCTTCGGTCCAGAATAATCTTAATCAATTAGGAAAGCTTTCCGTTCAGCAATTGTGCAAATTTAAAGGCATTGGTCCTGCCAAGGCGGTAAGTATCGTCGCTGCAATGGAACTTGGCAGAAGACGCAGGCTGGAAGAAGCGCTGGAACAAAAGAAAATTAGTTCAAGTAATTCAGTGTTTGAGATCATGCAGCCGTTAATTGGGGAATTGCCTCATGAAGAATTCTGGATTCTATACCTTAATAACAGCAATAAAGTAATAGAGCAATTTCAAATAAGCAAAGGAGGAATAACCGGCACCTTAGTGGATGTTCGCATCACTCTAAGAAAAGCTCTGGAACTTGGCGCTGTTTCTATAATTTTGGTCCATAATCATCCTTCTGGAAACCTTAAAGCCAGCGAAGCCGACAAACAACTCACAAAAAAGTTAAAAACGGCTTCTGAAAGCCTTGACATCAAAGTCCTGGACCACATTATTGTGACCGAAAAATCATACCTTAGCTTTGCAGACGAAGGTCTGCTCTAA
- a CDS encoding UDP-N-acetylmuramate--L-alanine ligase codes for MRIHFIAIGGSAMHSLAIALKEKGDEITGSDDAIYEPSYSNLKSHHILPAKMGWFEENISEDIDAVILGMHARADNPELLRAKKLGLSIYSYPEFLFEQSKDKTRVVIGGSHGKTTITAMILHVMKYHEKEIDYMIGAPVTGISNSVHLTRENDFMLIEGDEYLSSALDRRPKFHLYKPNIALLSGIAWDHINVFPSYENYVEQFKIFVDSIVNGGILVYNEEDDEVKNIAVSTQNPIRKHPYSTPAYYTENGKSILETAEGDLPLEIFGKHNLNNLSGAKWICQHMGIDEDDFYEAIASFKGAAKRLEKLAETSSAVIYKDFAHSPSKVAATTAAVKEQFPNRKVIACLELHTYSSLNSEFLKEYRGTLNMADEALVFYSPEAIEIKKLEPIGKEYIVESFRHKNLKVFTNSEDLKRSLENTDFNNSVLLLMSSGNYGGIQNEEFKNLI; via the coding sequence ATGAGAATCCATTTTATTGCGATAGGTGGAAGCGCCATGCACAGTCTGGCAATTGCGTTGAAAGAAAAGGGTGATGAAATCACGGGAAGTGATGATGCTATTTATGAACCTTCCTATTCAAATCTTAAATCTCACCATATTTTACCGGCAAAAATGGGCTGGTTTGAAGAGAATATATCCGAAGATATCGATGCTGTTATTTTAGGAATGCATGCCAGGGCCGATAATCCTGAACTGCTCAGGGCTAAAAAACTCGGATTGTCCATATATTCTTATCCTGAATTTCTTTTTGAGCAATCTAAAGATAAGACACGTGTGGTTATTGGTGGCTCCCACGGAAAAACCACTATCACTGCGATGATCCTTCACGTGATGAAATATCACGAAAAGGAAATTGATTATATGATTGGCGCTCCGGTGACCGGAATTTCAAATTCTGTGCACCTTACCCGTGAAAATGATTTTATGCTAATTGAAGGCGACGAATATCTTTCTTCGGCGCTGGACCGCAGGCCTAAATTCCATCTCTATAAACCCAATATCGCGCTTTTAAGCGGAATTGCCTGGGATCATATCAATGTTTTTCCTTCTTATGAAAACTATGTGGAGCAATTTAAAATCTTTGTCGATTCTATTGTAAATGGAGGTATTCTCGTTTATAATGAAGAAGATGACGAAGTTAAAAATATCGCTGTTTCAACCCAGAATCCCATTCGAAAACACCCTTACAGCACTCCTGCTTATTATACCGAAAACGGAAAAAGTATCCTGGAAACTGCAGAAGGCGATCTCCCTCTTGAGATCTTCGGAAAACATAATCTGAATAACCTGTCCGGTGCAAAGTGGATTTGTCAGCATATGGGAATCGATGAAGATGATTTCTATGAAGCAATTGCCAGTTTTAAAGGAGCAGCCAAACGTTTGGAAAAATTAGCAGAAACTTCTTCCGCCGTAATCTATAAAGATTTCGCTCATAGTCCTTCAAAAGTAGCTGCCACCACTGCGGCTGTTAAGGAGCAATTTCCCAACAGGAAAGTAATTGCATGCCTGGAATTACATACCTATAGCAGCCTGAATTCCGAATTTTTGAAGGAATATCGGGGCACTTTAAATATGGCTGATGAGGCTCTTGTTTTTTATTCTCCTGAAGCGATCGAAATAAAAAAGCTGGAACCTATCGGTAAGGAATATATTGTAGAATCTTTCAGGCATAAAAATCTTAAAGTTTTTACCAATAGTGAAGATCTAAAACGAAGCCTGGAAAATACCGATTTTAATAATTCAGTATTGCTGCTTATGAGCAGCGGCAATTACGGAGGTATACAAAATGAAGAGTTTAAAAACTTGATTTAA
- a CDS encoding polysaccharide deacetylase family protein has product MLIIYTQKVTPRIIYVFKHICSNILGISIKFTSKIEEFIAHDGPKLSYGKQPLGNEFFIQKVDLLMEQGFSEIEIKVQPWDDTLCFFPVPEVSDLPFDIFAASFYLLSRYEEYLPHVKDESGRFPAGESLAAQESFLHKPVIDIWALKFREILSTRFPGLEYKKRNYKALSLIASENVFIFKNKGFLRSFLGLCIDLFSLNLGKVFDRMQVWFRLKSDPYDIFEDLIQLIRNNKTEMLFMFQLSDFSMHDRNISHNRMPHRSVIKSVADYATVGLLIGYYAMEEITTLRKEKRRLEDIVHSPVENAMNSRFNLSLSNNYSNLIELEIHNDYSMGYPNNPGFRAGTCTPFLFYDINMEVTTPLRLHPYAFNSSVLERISKTRIREDLKRMITEVKEVGGTFCGVFSNKDFSNYSDKKLYYSLLNQMHEME; this is encoded by the coding sequence ATGCTAATAATTTACACCCAGAAAGTTACCCCGCGTATAATCTATGTTTTCAAGCATATTTGTTCAAATATTCTGGGAATTTCCATAAAATTCACTTCCAAAATTGAAGAATTTATTGCCCATGATGGCCCCAAACTTTCTTATGGGAAGCAGCCTCTCGGAAATGAATTTTTTATTCAGAAGGTGGATCTTTTAATGGAACAGGGTTTTTCAGAAATTGAGATAAAAGTACAGCCCTGGGACGATACTCTTTGCTTTTTCCCGGTACCAGAAGTTAGCGATCTGCCATTTGACATTTTTGCCGCGTCTTTTTACCTGCTCAGCCGTTATGAAGAATATCTGCCTCATGTAAAAGACGAATCCGGAAGATTTCCTGCCGGTGAAAGCCTGGCGGCCCAGGAAAGTTTCCTGCATAAACCTGTAATTGATATCTGGGCGTTAAAATTCCGTGAAATTCTCAGCACCCGTTTCCCGGGGCTGGAATACAAAAAACGAAATTATAAAGCTCTAAGCCTGATAGCTTCAGAAAATGTTTTCATTTTTAAAAACAAAGGTTTTCTTCGCAGTTTCCTGGGTCTTTGTATTGACCTTTTTAGTTTAAATCTTGGAAAAGTTTTTGACAGGATGCAGGTTTGGTTTCGGCTGAAATCTGATCCATATGATATTTTTGAAGACCTTATTCAGCTTATCAGGAATAATAAAACAGAAATGCTGTTTATGTTTCAGCTAAGCGATTTTTCAATGCATGACCGTAACATTAGCCATAACCGGATGCCACATCGCTCTGTAATAAAATCGGTTGCTGATTATGCCACGGTGGGACTTTTAATAGGCTATTATGCCATGGAGGAGATCACAACTTTGCGAAAGGAAAAGCGGCGCCTTGAAGATATTGTACATAGCCCTGTCGAAAATGCCATGAATTCGAGATTCAATCTAAGCCTGTCTAATAATTACAGTAATCTTATAGAGCTTGAAATCCATAATGATTATTCCATGGGATATCCAAATAATCCCGGTTTCAGGGCCGGCACCTGTACTCCCTTTCTTTTTTACGATATTAACATGGAAGTAACCACGCCTTTAAGACTGCATCCTTATGCTTTTAATTCATCTGTTCTGGAGCGAATTTCAAAAACGCGGATCAGGGAAGATCTCAAAAGAATGATCACGGAAGTAAAAGAAGTGGGCGGAACATTTTGTGGCGTTTTTTCCAATAAGGATTTTTCAAATTATTCTGATAAAAAACTATATTATTCCCTTTTAAACCAGATGCATGAAATGGAATGA
- a CDS encoding gliding motility-associated C-terminal domain-containing protein translates to MQNFTLRFKGKIFYLLTLTLLIGSLPSIYGQACPTVDNSSQSFCNALSTVADLKANGDNVKWYAEATSSTALPIDRILQDGEDYFADSPDCTDSGFTRPSVTVSITGPATPVVQDDFFTPCSGGGPYTIADLKEAIDAAPAPSGYTLEIFSSRYDRNATPLADTDPLSVGNYYAGYYDAGTGCQSKRKPVRFEPVELSAPTETVPDEVCEGTTLGELSQYVQGDKNLWYDTPTSEPNLADDDLVQNGTTYYVSQVKPSDGPPCESERTEVIFTVLPADAGPDNTDNTLCVSDADSQLNNETNARAYFLSLLEYNNDSDTSNDVPDTGNFDMATLTEIVADYNDGTKAGYYETTYTVSFSNGCEDSVILGVTVAADPNPGTDKEQDVCITELAPLVPLAASNINAVETAIRTYLGGTGLDTDGEFTPGISDFIATLSNDIDNNNFPKTYTIEYTVNNDGCEKSATATLNVFPENNAGTTNSDEMCQTDVDAEGIFANEASLKTYYLQLLGTDDASGSFNPPLNTLITNYNDGITDPSEDFTTEYTVDNGVCAPAMATATLTVIKAIPADAGTGTGDTFCSNEDTDLDLYTFLSGDYGVGTFSSDNAEVGDATFNPSEEGVGSYDITYTVSPETDCVTTTASTTFTINVNQAPNAGPGGKFSFCKAEFEAIAATALTNPSALLDEFSLDITPDGDFTGDNLITLLTKYGSTTEFPATFTTTYTVSNSDCTDSATYSVTITPNTVVSAGGDKNMENPICSTDDLQDLSTYLGDGATSGGVFSSDNLTITDGQFDPSAETTGDHSFTYTVNGDTDSDPCTIGNDMATITFTITEGIEIAPVEPKIICGEDIDENFFTEDALTAYYLGLIDNDVPTEGGSFNPDIPTIIQDYNNGDTTLTTVYSLNNEPCNNSVELSIVIRDNIVAELTEVEDPDPICQNAGIQDLTDFIGSNPDFGRFVGYDEGTFNPGEEGEGVYTITYILDEEASCVTGSDSITFDITVLGSAYAGSAKTLNVCQNSGTLKLFSKLDQGVDKTGTFTFESTGEVIVDGEIDPSDLEPKVYNIIYTVKAENDCGDAKAVFKLNVRAVPNAGADTSEPEEVCQNLDTFDLSTLLSADAQSGGKFTVNGNTVDKEIIPSDFDSDTIYNFFYMVSNNSGACSDSAILQVKFLDAANAGEGSNITACSNDSTTINLLTDYVSVDADQNGTFTFKETDEVIANGEIIPSELDPAAYNSTVVYTVPATNDCGDDTAEFQLNISPAPDAPDVNDISFCAIQSPTGANLMEEGENLTFYTDATLETMVLETDELVSGTYYVTQRTSEDGCESDATEFTVTINDPGTPTIDNASLSFCEYDDPKVADLSSAVDQTSNVTWYASVDSTDPLNTSTALQSGKYYATLYDPATDCESSQRLEVTVTIENCPLVFPEGISPNGDQKNDTFVIEHIERYYPNYIIKIHNRWGDLVYKGGANTPNWDGTSNQSGALGNDVLPVGVYFYLLDFNDGVTPPKRGKIYLSR, encoded by the coding sequence ATGCAAAATTTTACTTTAAGGTTTAAGGGTAAGATATTTTACCTTTTGACCTTAACTTTACTCATCGGAAGTTTGCCCTCGATCTACGGGCAAGCATGTCCAACTGTAGACAACTCAAGCCAAAGCTTTTGTAATGCCTTATCTACAGTTGCTGATCTGAAGGCAAATGGAGACAATGTTAAGTGGTATGCAGAAGCAACTTCTTCAACCGCTTTACCTATTGATAGAATTCTCCAGGATGGCGAAGATTATTTCGCAGATTCACCTGACTGTACTGATTCAGGTTTCACAAGACCTTCAGTAACAGTAAGTATAACAGGTCCTGCCACTCCAGTAGTTCAGGACGATTTCTTTACTCCCTGCTCCGGGGGCGGCCCATACACTATTGCTGATCTAAAAGAAGCTATTGATGCGGCACCAGCCCCTTCGGGTTACACTCTTGAAATTTTTTCAAGCAGATATGACCGTAACGCAACGCCCCTGGCTGATACAGACCCGCTTTCTGTGGGCAATTATTATGCAGGATATTATGATGCAGGCACCGGATGCCAGTCTAAACGCAAACCGGTAAGATTTGAACCTGTAGAACTTAGTGCACCTACCGAAACTGTTCCAGATGAAGTTTGTGAAGGAACAACATTAGGTGAGCTGTCACAATATGTACAAGGAGATAAAAACTTATGGTACGACACGCCCACTTCAGAACCTAACCTTGCCGATGATGACCTTGTCCAAAATGGTACAACTTATTATGTGTCCCAGGTTAAGCCCTCTGATGGGCCTCCTTGCGAGAGTGAAAGAACTGAAGTCATTTTCACTGTATTGCCTGCTGACGCAGGACCGGATAATACCGATAATACGCTCTGTGTTTCTGATGCTGATTCTCAACTCAACAACGAAACCAATGCAAGGGCTTATTTCCTGAGCTTATTGGAATATAATAATGATTCTGACACATCAAACGATGTGCCTGATACAGGAAATTTCGATATGGCTACGTTAACCGAAATTGTTGCAGATTACAATGACGGTACTAAAGCGGGATATTATGAAACTACTTATACCGTATCCTTTTCTAATGGATGTGAAGATTCTGTAATCTTAGGAGTCACTGTTGCTGCAGATCCAAATCCGGGAACAGATAAAGAACAAGATGTTTGTATTACAGAACTTGCACCATTAGTTCCTCTTGCTGCGTCTAACATTAATGCTGTTGAAACAGCAATTAGGACGTATCTCGGAGGCACTGGATTAGATACTGACGGAGAGTTCACTCCAGGTATCTCAGACTTTATTGCCACTCTTAGTAATGATATCGATAATAATAATTTTCCTAAGACATATACAATAGAATACACCGTTAATAATGATGGATGTGAAAAAAGCGCTACTGCAACCTTAAATGTATTTCCTGAAAATAATGCAGGCACTACCAATTCTGATGAAATGTGCCAAACAGATGTTGATGCTGAAGGTATCTTTGCCAATGAAGCCAGTCTAAAAACTTACTATCTGCAACTTCTTGGAACAGATGATGCCAGTGGTAGCTTTAATCCGCCATTAAATACTTTAATCACTAATTACAATGACGGCATCACAGATCCTTCTGAAGACTTTACAACAGAGTACACTGTAGACAATGGGGTTTGTGCTCCCGCAATGGCGACAGCCACACTTACAGTTATAAAAGCTATTCCTGCCGATGCCGGAACTGGAACTGGTGATACTTTTTGCTCTAATGAAGATACTGATCTTGATCTTTATACTTTTTTAAGCGGAGATTATGGAGTAGGAACATTTTCAAGTGACAATGCCGAGGTAGGCGATGCTACTTTTAACCCTTCTGAAGAAGGTGTTGGTTCATATGATATAACTTATACAGTATCTCCCGAAACAGATTGTGTTACTACAACCGCGTCAACAACTTTTACTATTAATGTTAATCAAGCACCAAATGCAGGTCCTGGTGGAAAGTTTAGTTTTTGTAAAGCCGAGTTTGAGGCTATAGCAGCTACGGCTTTAACAAATCCATCAGCTCTTCTTGACGAGTTTAGCTTGGATATTACTCCGGATGGCGATTTCACAGGAGACAATTTAATCACTCTTTTAACTAAATATGGCAGTACTACTGAATTTCCGGCAACTTTCACAACTACTTACACAGTAAGTAATAGTGATTGTACAGATTCGGCCACTTATTCTGTCACCATCACTCCAAACACTGTAGTTAGTGCCGGAGGAGATAAGAATATGGAAAACCCTATATGTTCTACTGATGATCTTCAGGACTTAAGTACATATTTAGGTGATGGAGCAACATCTGGAGGAGTATTTAGTAGTGATAATCTTACTATTACAGATGGCCAATTTGATCCTTCAGCTGAAACAACAGGAGACCATTCTTTTACCTATACAGTTAATGGGGACACAGATTCAGACCCATGTACTATCGGTAATGATATGGCTACAATTACCTTTACAATAACTGAGGGAATAGAAATTGCTCCGGTAGAACCGAAAATAATTTGTGGAGAAGATATCGATGAAAATTTCTTCACCGAAGATGCTCTTACCGCTTATTATTTAGGTTTAATCGATAATGATGTTCCAACAGAAGGCGGATCTTTTAATCCGGATATCCCAACAATCATTCAGGATTATAACAATGGTGATACAACTTTAACCACAGTTTATTCACTAAATAATGAACCCTGTAATAACTCAGTTGAACTTTCAATAGTAATACGGGATAATATTGTTGCGGAATTAACTGAAGTTGAAGATCCAGATCCTATATGTCAAAATGCAGGAATTCAAGATTTAACCGATTTTATTGGTTCTAATCCTGACTTTGGAAGATTTGTAGGATATGATGAAGGAACTTTTAATCCTGGAGAAGAAGGAGAAGGTGTTTATACCATTACCTACATCTTAGACGAAGAAGCAAGCTGTGTAACCGGATCAGATTCTATTACTTTTGATATTACAGTTCTGGGATCAGCTTACGCTGGTAGTGCAAAAACTTTAAATGTTTGTCAGAATTCAGGAACTTTAAAACTCTTTTCGAAATTAGATCAAGGAGTTGATAAAACTGGAACATTCACCTTTGAATCAACAGGAGAAGTTATTGTAGATGGAGAAATAGATCCTTCTGATCTGGAACCTAAGGTTTATAATATTATATACACCGTTAAAGCAGAAAATGATTGTGGTGATGCTAAGGCAGTATTTAAATTGAATGTGAGAGCAGTTCCTAATGCCGGAGCAGATACTTCGGAACCCGAAGAAGTTTGTCAAAATCTGGATACTTTCGATTTATCAACCTTACTAAGTGCTGATGCACAGTCAGGCGGAAAGTTCACCGTGAACGGAAATACAGTAGATAAAGAGATAATACCTTCAGATTTTGATAGCGATACCATTTATAATTTCTTTTATATGGTAAGTAATAATAGTGGTGCGTGTTCAGATTCAGCGATTTTACAAGTTAAATTCTTAGATGCTGCAAATGCCGGAGAAGGTTCCAATATCACTGCCTGTTCTAATGATTCAACCACCATTAATCTCCTTACCGATTATGTTTCGGTAGATGCTGATCAAAATGGTACATTCACTTTTAAAGAAACAGACGAAGTGATCGCAAATGGAGAAATTATTCCTTCTGAATTAGATCCTGCAGCTTATAACTCTACCGTTGTGTATACTGTTCCTGCGACAAATGATTGCGGAGATGACACAGCAGAGTTCCAGCTAAATATTAGTCCGGCTCCAGATGCGCCAGATGTGAATGATATTTCCTTCTGTGCAATCCAGTCTCCAACAGGTGCTAATCTTATGGAAGAAGGTGAAAATCTGACTTTCTATACTGATGCGACTCTGGAAACAATGGTTCTGGAAACAGACGAACTGGTAAGTGGAACTTATTATGTTACACAAAGAACATCTGAAGACGGTTGCGAATCTGACGCTACAGAATTCACTGTAACTATAAACGATCCCGGTACGCCAACAATCGATAATGCCAGTCTTTCATTCTGCGAATATGATGATCCAAAAGTTGCTGATCTTTCTTCAGCAGTAGATCAAACTTCCAATGTTACATGGTATGCATCTGTTGATAGTACAGATCCTTTAAATACTTCAACGGCTCTTCAGAGTGGTAAATATTATGCTACCCTTTATGATCCGGCTACAGATTGTGAAAGTTCACAGCGACTTGAAGTTACAGTAACCATTGAAAATTGTCCATTAGTTTTCCCTGAAGGTATTTCACCTAATGGTGATCAGAAAAACGACACCTTTGTTATCGAGCATATCGAACGTTACTATCCAAATTATATCATTAAAATCCACAACCGTTGGGGAGATCTGGTATATAAAGGAGGCGCCAACACACCAAATTGGGATGGAACTTCAAACCAATCTGGGGCTTTAGGCAATGACGTTTTACCTGTGGGAGTTTATTTTTACCTACTTGACTTTAACGATGGGGTCACCCCTCCAAAAAGAGGAAAAATATACTTAAGCAGATAA
- a CDS encoding YjjG family noncanonical pyrimidine nucleotidase, whose amino-acid sequence MKWNEIEHVFFDLDHTLWDFEKNSALAFQKIFEDQKINISVLEFLKVYKPINFRYWEMYRSNSVTKEALRYGRLKESFDSLKFEATDATINTLADDYIKYLLANNHLLEDGREVLDYLSKKYELHIITNGFEEVQHSKMKNSGILHYFKSITTSEEAGVKKPHPAIFEKALRKSKADPLKSVMIGDNLEADIIGAHKFGLHTIYLDTEEENIEVEFVRIEKLKELLNYL is encoded by the coding sequence ATGAAATGGAATGAAATAGAACATGTTTTTTTTGATCTTGACCATACTCTGTGGGATTTCGAGAAAAATTCGGCTTTGGCGTTTCAGAAGATATTTGAAGATCAGAAAATTAATATTTCGGTTTTAGAATTTTTAAAGGTGTACAAGCCTATTAATTTTCGATACTGGGAAATGTACAGAAGTAATTCGGTTACCAAAGAAGCCTTGCGCTACGGAAGGTTAAAAGAAAGCTTTGATTCCCTGAAATTTGAAGCTACTGATGCTACCATCAATACACTCGCCGATGATTACATAAAATATCTGCTCGCCAATAATCATTTGTTGGAAGACGGCAGGGAAGTGCTGGATTATTTAAGTAAAAAATACGAGCTTCATATTATTACCAATGGTTTTGAAGAAGTTCAGCACAGTAAGATGAAAAATTCAGGAATTCTTCATTATTTTAAAAGCATCACCACCTCAGAAGAAGCCGGGGTGAAAAAACCACATCCTGCGATTTTTGAAAAAGCCCTGCGAAAGAGCAAGGCAGATCCTTTAAAATCGGTTATGATTGGCGACAATCTTGAAGCTGATATCATTGGTGCCCATAAATTTGGCCTTCATACCATTTACCTCGATACAGAGGAGGAAAATATTGAAGTAGAATTTGTTAGGATCGAAAAGTTAAAAGAACTCTTAAATTATTTATAA
- a CDS encoding DUF5723 family protein — translation MRETIFIILFLLSINCVGQNRPLLWGVDDLPQSLLQNPGARIDYTRHFGFPFFSQIHLFAGSTGVTAFDIFDDSNPNVNQRVSNVMSRLTKNDFFSVNEQLEVLSFGWKMGERGYFSAGIYQELDVFAYFPHDPAILAFEGNADYIEQNFDFSDVNFTGDVLTVYHVGLNYNVDRQLTFGARFKLYSGIFNAESTNNSGVFRTEITPGGPNFYRHFIENMSVKVNTSGYASLKNKEGMTVDEAVAELLSRSFFGQNVGVGVDLGFNYKVTEQLTLSGSVQDLGIMFHQKDTENSYYYGSYQTDGLEPLFPELDNNEATIPYWDVFEEELNVNLKDETLSEPYNSWRPLKFNASLEFGSGMSFLPCDYLIHKRPRYMNVFGMLFSGVNRPKGPTYGVTAYYGRKFTENFRMRLAYGIDQFTLTKIGLMASKRFSNFNLYLAVNDILGFTNLAKANSASLQFGMQFIFKDL, via the coding sequence ATGCGGGAAACTATATTTATTATTCTTTTCTTGTTAAGCATAAACTGTGTAGGGCAAAACAGACCTTTGTTATGGGGTGTGGATGACTTACCGCAGTCTTTACTTCAAAATCCGGGTGCGCGAATAGATTATACTCGTCATTTCGGATTTCCCTTTTTTTCTCAGATACATCTTTTTGCCGGTTCTACGGGCGTTACCGCTTTTGATATTTTTGACGACTCAAATCCGAATGTCAATCAGCGGGTGAGCAATGTGATGAGCAGGCTAACTAAAAATGATTTTTTTTCGGTCAATGAACAATTGGAAGTTCTTTCTTTCGGATGGAAAATGGGGGAGAGGGGATACTTTTCTGCAGGGATTTACCAGGAACTTGACGTTTTCGCCTATTTTCCACATGATCCGGCAATATTGGCCTTTGAAGGGAACGCAGATTATATAGAGCAGAATTTTGATTTTTCAGATGTCAATTTTACCGGCGATGTCCTAACGGTTTACCATGTGGGTTTAAATTATAATGTTGACCGGCAGCTAACATTTGGCGCGAGATTTAAACTGTATTCAGGTATTTTTAATGCTGAAAGCACTAATAACAGCGGGGTTTTCAGGACCGAAATTACGCCTGGTGGTCCCAATTTTTATCGACATTTTATTGAGAATATGAGTGTGAAGGTAAATACTTCTGGCTATGCTTCCCTTAAGAACAAGGAAGGGATGACGGTTGATGAAGCGGTGGCGGAACTTCTAAGTCGTTCCTTTTTTGGTCAGAATGTGGGTGTGGGTGTAGATCTGGGATTTAATTACAAGGTGACAGAACAGTTGACGCTAAGCGGTTCTGTGCAGGATCTGGGAATCATGTTCCATCAAAAAGATACTGAAAATTCCTATTACTACGGTTCTTATCAAACCGATGGCCTGGAACCTCTTTTTCCCGAACTTGATAATAATGAGGCAACTATTCCCTATTGGGATGTTTTTGAAGAAGAACTCAATGTGAATCTGAAAGACGAAACGCTAAGTGAACCCTACAATTCCTGGAGGCCTCTGAAATTCAATGCATCCCTGGAATTTGGTTCCGGAATGTCATTTTTACCTTGTGATTATCTCATTCATAAAAGACCCCGGTATATGAATGTTTTTGGAATGCTTTTTTCAGGTGTGAACAGGCCTAAAGGTCCAACTTACGGGGTTACTGCATATTACGGAAGAAAGTTTACCGAGAATTTCAGGATGCGGCTCGCTTATGGGATTGATCAGTTTACCTTAACAAAAATAGGTTTGATGGCTTCCAAACGATTTTCTAATTTTAATCTTTATCTTGCGGTTAATGATATTCTTGGGTTCACTAATTTAGCGAAAGCTAATAGTGCTTCCCTTCAATTTGGAATGCAATTTATATTTAAAGATTTATGA